One region of Sus scrofa isolate TJ Tabasco breed Duroc chromosome 3, Sscrofa11.1, whole genome shotgun sequence genomic DNA includes:
- the LOC100624628 gene encoding lithostathine-like, producing the protein MMLPSMGLPSLFWMLLSCLMLLSQVQGEDSPADTPSARISCPKGSMAYASYCYALFITPKTWMGADMACQKRPSGHLASVLSGAEASFMSSLIKNNLNALSDVWIGLHDPTEGLEPNAGGWEWSSSDVLNYVAWERNPSTSSYPGYCGSLSRNTGYLKWRDYNCYVNLPYVCKFKD; encoded by the exons ATGATGCTGCCTTCCATGGGCCTCCCTAGCCTGTTCTGGATGCTGCTGTCCTGCCTGATGCTCCTGTCTCAGGTCCAAG GTGAAGATTCCCCAGCAGACACGCCCTCTGCACGGATCAGCTGTCCCAAAGGCTCCATGGCCTATGCTTCCTACTGCTATGCCTTGTTTATAACACCCAAAACCTGGATGGGTGCAGAC ATGGCCTGCCAGAAGCGGCCCTCAGGACACCTTGCGTCTGTGCTCAGTGGGGCCGAGGCATCCTTCATGTCCTCCCTGATCAAGAACAATTTGAACGCCCTCTCAGACGTCTGGATTGGGCTCCACGACCCCACCGAG GGCTTGGAGCCCAATGCTGGTGGATGGGAGTGGAGTAGCTCTGATGTGCTCAATTACGTTGCCTGGGAGAGAAACCCCTCCACCAGCTCATACCCTGGCTACTGTGGGAGCCTGTCAAGAAACACAG GATATCTGAAATGGAGAGATTATAACTGCTATGTGAACTTACCCTATGTCTGCAAGTTCAAGGACTAG